Proteins co-encoded in one Cupriavidus nantongensis genomic window:
- a CDS encoding patatin-like phospholipase family protein encodes MASGDANPFDQVVFAGGGNRCWWQAGWWDTVAPELQLRPRVIAAISAGAATACMVYAHDSHQTMDYYRAVLADNRRNAYWGNLLRNERVFPHYGIYRTALLSIFADGRLAHLQQAPEIRIGVAHIPRWSGPRLAVAAGLLAYNIDKHVLKTLHPRLGRKLGFRPEFVRAQDCASPEQLADLLLQSASTPPFTPVLRRDGRPVLDGGLVDNVPVDALDAAPGNVLVLVTRLYPRPRRFVLEQGGQRRLYLQPSQRVPISSWDYTRPDAMTHAYELGRRDGETFLREWPSILNTELRPAA; translated from the coding sequence ATGGCCAGCGGCGACGCCAATCCCTTCGACCAGGTCGTCTTTGCCGGCGGCGGCAACCGCTGCTGGTGGCAGGCGGGCTGGTGGGACACGGTCGCGCCCGAGCTGCAGCTGCGCCCGCGCGTGATCGCCGCGATCTCGGCCGGCGCGGCCACCGCCTGCATGGTCTATGCGCACGACTCGCACCAGACCATGGACTACTACCGCGCGGTGCTGGCCGACAACCGCCGCAATGCCTACTGGGGCAACCTGCTGCGCAACGAGCGCGTGTTCCCGCATTACGGCATCTACCGCACCGCGCTGCTGAGCATCTTTGCCGACGGCCGCCTCGCGCACCTGCAGCAGGCGCCCGAGATCCGCATCGGCGTGGCGCATATCCCGCGCTGGAGCGGTCCGCGCCTGGCGGTGGCCGCCGGGCTGCTGGCCTACAACATCGACAAGCACGTGCTCAAGACGCTGCACCCGCGGCTGGGGCGCAAGCTCGGCTTCCGGCCCGAATTCGTGCGCGCGCAGGACTGCGCCTCGCCCGAGCAGCTGGCCGACCTGCTGCTGCAGTCGGCGTCGACGCCGCCGTTCACGCCCGTGCTGCGCCGCGACGGGCGCCCGGTGCTGGACGGCGGGCTGGTCGACAACGTGCCGGTCGACGCGCTCGATGCCGCGCCCGGCAATGTGCTGGTGCTGGTCACGCGGCTGTACCCGCGCCCGCGCCGTTTCGTGCTGGAGCAAGGCGGCCAGCGCCGCCTGTACCTGCAGCCTTCGCAGCGCGTGCCGATCTCGAGCTGGGACTACACCCGGCCCGATGCCATGACGCACGCCTATGAACTGGGCCGCCGCGACGGGGAAACTTTCCTGCGCGAATGGCCGTCGATCCTGAATACCGAACTGCGGCCCGCTGCCTAG